In Leptospiraceae bacterium, a genomic segment contains:
- the ccoS gene encoding cbb3-type cytochrome oxidase assembly protein CcoS: MEALYITIPLAAILALIFLGLFFWSVKTKQYDDTEYIAHKMILDDDDDYDKTIKKL, encoded by the coding sequence AGCATTATATATTACCATACCATTAGCAGCAATACTGGCTTTAATCTTTTTGGGATTGTTTTTTTGGTCTGTGAAAACTAAACAATATGATGATACTGAATATATTGCTCATAAAATGATCTTGGATGATGATGATGATTATGATAAAACCATAAAGAAGTTGTAA